The Micromonospora sp. Llam0 genome includes a window with the following:
- a CDS encoding DUF3558 domain-containing protein codes for MTVSIGGPGTAASGELPTESAYGETEPGPDGIRFAPGGFAEFIVGDRACEVQVVAPDADRDVTVELIGLIRNRMSTAGTSTGLPSGFPDDSAVTGQAPPASTETEPPAAPALINACDLVTQQEAEQLAGTPLDAPRQVEATCTFTSPPSGPTAQVEVFVGPGAKKILDINRELGHEFRELRGVGDEAYAEDNNVYVHTSGQWVSIRLVLLNDPAENRQPLEDLARVVAGRL; via the coding sequence GGTACGGCCGCGTCCGGTGAGCTGCCCACCGAATCGGCGTACGGCGAGACCGAACCCGGCCCGGACGGGATCCGGTTCGCTCCCGGCGGCTTCGCCGAGTTCATCGTCGGCGACCGGGCCTGTGAGGTCCAGGTCGTCGCCCCCGACGCCGACCGGGACGTCACCGTCGAGCTGATCGGTCTGATCAGGAACCGGATGTCGACCGCAGGCACCTCGACCGGACTGCCGTCCGGCTTCCCGGACGACAGCGCCGTGACCGGCCAGGCTCCACCAGCGAGCACGGAGACCGAGCCGCCTGCCGCGCCGGCTCTGATCAACGCCTGTGACCTGGTGACCCAGCAGGAGGCGGAGCAGCTGGCCGGCACACCGCTCGACGCGCCCCGACAGGTCGAGGCGACCTGCACGTTCACGTCGCCACCGTCCGGGCCGACCGCTCAGGTGGAGGTCTTCGTCGGACCCGGCGCAAAGAAGATCCTCGACATCAACCGGGAGCTCGGGCATGAGTTTCGTGAGCTGCGCGGCGTCGGCGACGAGGCCTACGCCGAAGACAACAACGTGTACGTCCACACGTCCGGCCAGTGGGTCTCGATCCGGTTGGTGCTGCTCAACGATCCCGCCGAGAACCGGCAGCCGCTCGAAGACCTCGCCCGCGTCGTCGCCGGTCGGCTCTGA
- a CDS encoding AlpA family transcriptional regulator produces MRVVALSDVAEMLGGVSRTRATEITNRASFPAPVALVASGRMRIWDRDEVAEWIRTHRPTQQED; encoded by the coding sequence GTGAGAGTCGTCGCGCTGTCCGACGTCGCCGAGATGCTCGGCGGCGTATCGCGCACCCGCGCCACCGAGATCACCAACCGGGCGAGCTTCCCGGCACCGGTCGCGCTCGTCGCCTCCGGCCGCATGCGGATCTGGGACCGCGACGAGGTCGCCGAATGGATCCGCACCCACCGCCCAACCCAGCAGGAAGACTGA
- the cutA gene encoding divalent-cation tolerance protein CutA — protein MSDYLQVSTAVETRDAAVALARSAVRARLAGNAQVIGPVISVFWHLGDQGEGEEWQVLLNTTAARYEALERHLLAHHPWQNPQITATAIVAGSAACLEWLRGSTGEAAPES, from the coding sequence ATGAGCGACTATCTACAGGTGTCGACCGCAGTCGAGACACGTGATGCCGCAGTAGCCCTCGCCCGATCGGCGGTACGTGCTCGCCTGGCTGGGAACGCCCAGGTGATTGGCCCCGTGATCAGCGTCTTCTGGCATCTCGGCGACCAAGGCGAGGGTGAAGAGTGGCAGGTGCTACTCAACACCACGGCCGCCCGGTACGAAGCCTTGGAGCGCCACCTACTCGCGCACCATCCCTGGCAGAACCCGCAGATCACCGCTACCGCGATCGTGGCAGGATCAGCAGCGTGTCTGGAGTGGCTCCGAGGGTCGACTGGCGAGGCCGCGCCGGAGAGTTGA
- a CDS encoding ISL3 family transposase → MVNDTTRLLGLDGLVVDRVRLDPDGVPVVALSTADEQAQCCPDCGVRARRVKDWVTTRPRDLPVAGRATRLRWRKRRWHCDHGGCRRRTFTEQVAQVPARHRVTARLRQAAGAAVADGARTVVQSARDHDLSWPVVAAAFTAHAGVVLPDEPEPVEVLGIDETRRGRPKWVFDQVSQAWQSSVDRWHVGMCDLSGGQGLLGQVEGRTAQVVIDWLGHRSQTWRDQVRYVAIDMCTIFKSAVREALPHAILVVDHFHVVQLAHQALNEVRRRVTVQVRGRRGRAGDREWDLRNRLTRSAKRMRAERVDKLCDEIAGLPAGISVPVLAAWNAKEDLLDLLALARTHPDRENVARLLHRFYQRCADSGLPELARLATTIEIWWPQILAFLHTGITNAGSEGTNRVIKTVARDAYGFRNPINQRLRTRCATTRKSRGHLNPA, encoded by the coding sequence ATGGTCAACGATACGACCCGGCTGCTGGGCCTGGACGGCCTGGTGGTGGATCGGGTCAGGTTGGACCCCGACGGTGTCCCGGTGGTTGCTCTGTCTACCGCCGATGAGCAGGCACAATGCTGCCCGGACTGCGGTGTGCGGGCCCGGCGGGTCAAGGACTGGGTGACGACCCGGCCGAGGGACCTTCCCGTGGCGGGCCGGGCGACGCGGCTACGGTGGCGTAAACGCCGCTGGCATTGCGACCACGGCGGATGTCGGCGCCGGACGTTCACCGAGCAGGTGGCGCAGGTCCCAGCCCGGCATCGGGTGACCGCCCGGTTGCGGCAGGCCGCCGGGGCGGCGGTCGCCGACGGCGCCCGCACGGTCGTACAGTCCGCCCGTGACCATGACCTGTCCTGGCCGGTGGTCGCGGCGGCGTTCACCGCCCACGCGGGCGTGGTGCTGCCCGACGAACCGGAACCGGTGGAGGTCCTCGGGATCGACGAGACCCGCCGGGGCCGGCCGAAGTGGGTCTTCGACCAGGTCAGCCAGGCGTGGCAGAGCAGTGTGGACCGGTGGCACGTCGGGATGTGTGACCTGTCCGGCGGTCAGGGACTACTGGGCCAGGTCGAGGGCCGCACCGCCCAGGTGGTCATCGACTGGCTCGGCCACCGCAGCCAGACGTGGCGCGATCAGGTCCGGTACGTCGCGATCGACATGTGCACGATCTTCAAGTCCGCGGTCCGTGAGGCGCTGCCGCACGCGATCCTCGTCGTCGATCACTTCCACGTCGTGCAACTCGCCCACCAGGCCCTCAACGAGGTCCGCCGCCGGGTCACCGTGCAGGTCCGGGGCCGCCGGGGCCGCGCCGGTGACCGCGAATGGGACCTGCGTAACCGGCTGACCCGCTCCGCGAAGCGGATGCGCGCGGAACGCGTCGACAAGCTCTGCGACGAGATCGCCGGGCTACCCGCCGGCATCAGCGTGCCGGTCCTCGCCGCGTGGAACGCCAAGGAAGACCTCCTCGACCTGCTGGCCCTGGCCCGCACCCACCCGGACCGGGAAAACGTCGCTCGACTGCTGCACCGCTTCTACCAACGCTGCGCCGACAGCGGTCTACCCGAACTCGCCCGCCTCGCGACCACGATCGAGATCTGGTGGCCCCAGATCCTCGCGTTCCTGCACACCGGCATCACCAACGCCGGCTCCGAAGGCACCAACCGAGTCATCAAAACCGTCGCCCGCGACGCCTACGGCTTCCGCAACCCGATCAACCAACGCCTACGAACCCGCTGCGCGACCACCCGGAAAAGCCGCGGACACCTCAACCCCGCTTAA